The Armatimonadota bacterium genome includes the window CGCACGCCGGGAGTGCTCGTACTGATGCTTGTAGCCGCCGCAGTGGTGGCGGGCTTGGCTGCTTACGTGAAACTAACACCGGCGGACCGGGTTCCTGAAGCTTTGAAGCGAGTGAGGCCAAGCGAAAAGGTTCGGCCGAAACAGCCGTCAACGGAAGCTCCCGCACCGCAAATCGTGGTCGCCAGTCCGCTGACCCAAGATCCCGATACCGGCTGGGAAGCAGTGGCGATCACGGTCCAGCCCGGGGAAGACCCCAAAGTCGCGGCCATCAATGCCTACTTCAGGCTTATCGTCAACCTCGATCCTGAAGCCAAGGCGTTGGCCGTGGACGTTCGTGATGGCACCGCCCACGTCGACCTCAATGAGGCCTTTCGTGCCGGCTTGGGCTCACTCGAAGAGGCGCTTTTTGTCAAGGGTCTCCGCGCAACCCTGGGCCAGTTTGAGGACGTGTTTCAGATCGAGCTCTTCGTTTCAGGCGAGCGGCTTCAGGACCTGGGACATATCGACATCAGCGAGCCTCAGGGGGTGATTCGCCGGCCCGATTGGAACCCCAAGCCGCCCGAAGCCCCACCCACAGAGCCAGGCCACTGAGAGCGATCCAGCCCAGAGCCCAGAGGATAGCAGGGACTCCGGTC containing:
- a CDS encoding GerMN domain-containing protein — its product is MAKTKKLKRKTARTPGVLVLMLVAAAVVAGLAAYVKLTPADRVPEALKRVRPSEKVRPKQPSTEAPAPQIVVASPLTQDPDTGWEAVAITVQPGEDPKVAAINAYFRLIVNLDPEAKALAVDVRDGTAHVDLNEAFRAGLGSLEEALFVKGLRATLGQFEDVFQIELFVSGERLQDLGHIDISEPQGVIRRPDWNPKPPEAPPTEPGH